Proteins encoded by one window of Vigna radiata var. radiata cultivar VC1973A chromosome 5, Vradiata_ver6, whole genome shotgun sequence:
- the LOC106761176 gene encoding bZIP transcription factor 18, translated as MSFPHHRRTQSEMHFRITDDFDLEVDLSPPHFQDPTPPNQSGPKPESPPHETACSGHRRSNSADTSSSSLLEGIEAKKALSPDKLAELWTVDPKRAKRILANRQSAARSKERKACYVSELERKFQSLQTEATTLSAQLSLFQRDTTGLSSENTELKLRLQAMEQQAKLCDALNEALKKEVDRLRIATGEIAMPADNYGLGMHQLTYSQGPFFSHQSQHGQSAFQATQMPQMHSLSSNVATSNEPLFDLDIPYDMSEMLSNESIGQFQGLDIGNGVSQVLMPDYSSNFC; from the exons ATGTCGTTCCCTCACCACCGTCGAACCCAATCGGAGATGCATTTCCGGATCACCGACGACTTCGACCTCGAGGTCGATCTCTCTCCTCCGCATTTCCAAGATCCCACCCCGCCCAACCAATCCGGACCCAAACCCGAATCTCCGCCGCACGAGACCGCCTGCTCGGGTCACCGGAGAAGTAATTCCGCGGAcacctcttcctcctctctgCTCGAAGGCATTGAGGCAAAGAAGGCCTTGTCCCCCGATAAGCTCGCCGAACTGTGGACCGTTGATCCAAAACGTGCCAAGAG GATTCTCGCTAACCGTCAATCCGCGGCGCGCTCCAAAGAGAGGAAAGCTTGTTACGTATCGGAGCTTGAAAGGAAATTTCAATCCCTTCAAACGGAAGCAACCACTCTCTCTGCTCAATTAAGTCTTTTCCAG AGAGATACAACTGGTCTGAGTTCTGAAAATACGGAGTTGAAGCTTAGGTTACAAGCCATGGAACAACAAGCTAAGTTGTGTGATG CTCTAAATGAAGCACTGAAGAAAGAAGTCGATAGGCTGCGGATTGCAACAGGAGAGATAGCGATGCCCGCTGATAACTATGGCTTGGGAATGCATCAGCTTACATATTCTCAAGGACCGTTCTTCTCACATCAATCACAACATGGGCAGAGTGCATTTCAGGCCACGCAAATGCCGCAGATGCATTCACTCTCATCTAATGTGGCTACTTCCAATGAGCCTCTGTTTGATCTAGACATTCCCTATGATATGTCCGAAATGTTGTCGAATGAATCTATCGGGCAGTTTCAGGGGCTGGACATAGGCAACGGGGTTTCTCAGGTTCTGATGCCAGATTATTCCTCCAATTTCTGTTAA